From Curtobacterium sp. SGAir0471, the proteins below share one genomic window:
- a CDS encoding sugar transferase, translated as MTAEAVRQPISTGSTQEWSRTYSRRVLLTDLLALSWVVFGVQIAWLGLDSNLATNTADLRLSYTGISLVVIIVWMAALALYDTRGNRVIGVGSTEYRLVADSSVRVFGLLAIAAFLLHVDLARGYVLIAFPIGILVLLLSRWMWRQWLVAERKHGGYSAKVLLVGSTPSVLHIARELARTPEAGYRVVGAAVADGSRGLLPGSTIESHGGIDEVPAALATTGADTVVITSSDDLPPERVRQLSWSLEPGRQHLVVAPSLTDIGGPRIHTRPVQGLPLIHVETPTYSGRKLYTKRAFDLVGSAALIIVLSPVLLVLALLVKLTSPGPVFFLQERVGLNGSTFHMIKFRSMVVDAEQRLQELSALDRAEGNAVLFKMKNDPRVTRVGAFMRRYSLDELTQLFNVFVGTMSLVGPRPPLFREVERYDQHVHRRFLVKPGMTGLWQVSGRSNLSWEDSVRLDLYYVENWSMVGDTLILWRTLRAVAASEGAF; from the coding sequence ATGACCGCCGAAGCCGTCCGGCAGCCGATCTCGACCGGCAGCACCCAGGAATGGAGCCGCACGTACTCGCGACGGGTGCTGCTGACTGACCTGCTCGCGCTCAGCTGGGTCGTGTTCGGGGTGCAGATCGCCTGGCTCGGTCTCGACTCGAACCTCGCGACGAACACCGCGGACCTGCGGCTGAGCTACACCGGGATCTCCCTCGTGGTGATCATCGTGTGGATGGCTGCCTTGGCGCTGTACGACACCAGGGGGAACCGCGTGATCGGCGTCGGGAGTACCGAGTACCGTCTCGTCGCCGACTCGAGCGTCCGCGTGTTCGGGCTGCTCGCGATCGCCGCGTTCCTGCTCCACGTCGACCTGGCGCGCGGCTACGTCCTCATCGCCTTCCCCATCGGCATCCTCGTGCTGCTGCTCTCGCGCTGGATGTGGCGCCAGTGGCTCGTCGCCGAGCGCAAGCACGGCGGCTACTCGGCGAAGGTGCTGCTCGTCGGTTCGACGCCGAGCGTGCTCCACATCGCGCGGGAGCTCGCGCGGACGCCGGAAGCGGGGTACCGCGTCGTGGGCGCCGCCGTCGCTGACGGCAGTCGCGGGCTGCTGCCGGGATCGACGATCGAGAGCCACGGTGGAATCGACGAGGTTCCCGCAGCCTTGGCGACGACCGGCGCGGACACCGTCGTCATCACCAGTTCCGACGACCTACCGCCCGAGCGCGTCCGGCAACTCAGCTGGTCGCTCGAACCCGGGCGCCAGCACCTGGTCGTTGCGCCGAGCCTGACCGACATCGGTGGTCCGCGCATCCACACCCGTCCGGTACAGGGACTTCCGCTCATCCACGTCGAGACGCCGACGTACTCGGGGCGGAAGCTGTACACGAAGCGGGCGTTCGACCTGGTCGGGTCGGCGGCGCTCATCATCGTCCTGTCACCGGTCCTGCTCGTGCTCGCACTGCTCGTAAAACTGACGTCGCCCGGCCCGGTGTTCTTCCTGCAGGAGCGCGTGGGTCTGAACGGGTCGACGTTCCACATGATCAAGTTCCGCTCGATGGTCGTCGACGCCGAGCAGCGGCTGCAGGAGCTGAGCGCGCTCGACCGCGCTGAGGGCAACGCGGTGCTGTTCAAGATGAAGAACGACCCTCGCGTCACGCGGGTCGGAGCGTTCATGCGGCGGTACAGCTTGGATGAACTCACGCAGCTCTTCAACGTGTTCGTCGGCACGATGTCGCTGGTCGGCCCACGGCCGCCGCTCTTCCGTGAGGTCGAGCGCTACGACCAGCACGTGCACCGGAGGTTCTTGGTGAAGCCGGGGATGACGGGGCTCTGGCAGGTCAGCGGGCGATCGAACCTCTCGTGGGAAGACTCGGTGCGGCTCGACTTGTACTACGTCGAGAACTGGTCGATGGTCGGAGATACTCTAATTTTGTGGAGAACGTTGCGAGCTGTTGCCGCAAGCGAGGGAGCATTTTGA
- a CDS encoding adenylosuccinate synthase has protein sequence MPAAVIIGAQWGDEGKGKATDLLGSRIDYVVKFNGGNNAGHTVVVGGEKYALHLLPSGILTPGVTPIIGNGVVVDLEVLFQELDALRARGVDVSKLLVSANAHVITHYHRTIDKVTERFLGKRQIGTTGRGIGPTYADKINRVGIRIQDIFDENILRQKVEAALDQKNHLLVKVFNRRAIDADEVVESLLSFAERLRPMVADTALEIHRALERGDTVLFEAGQATMLDVDHGTYPFVTSSSATAGGAATGSGIGPGKLERIIGIVKAYTTRVGAGPFPTELFDESGEFLRANGFEFGTTTGRPRRCGWYDAPIARYTARINGVTDFVLTKLDVLTGLETIPVCVAYEVDGERVDEVPVNQSDFHHAKPIYEEFPGWTEDITGARSFEDLPKTAQDYVLSIEAMSGARISAIGVGPGRDAIVVRHDLLGAAS, from the coding sequence ATGCCCGCAGCAGTCATCATCGGTGCCCAGTGGGGTGACGAGGGCAAGGGGAAGGCAACCGACCTCCTCGGCTCGCGCATCGACTACGTCGTGAAGTTCAACGGCGGCAACAACGCCGGCCACACCGTCGTCGTCGGCGGCGAGAAGTACGCGCTCCACCTGCTGCCGTCCGGCATCCTGACGCCCGGTGTGACCCCGATCATCGGCAACGGCGTCGTCGTCGACCTCGAGGTCCTGTTCCAGGAGCTCGACGCGCTCCGCGCCCGCGGTGTCGACGTCTCGAAGCTCCTGGTGTCCGCGAACGCGCACGTCATCACGCACTATCACCGCACCATCGACAAGGTGACCGAGCGGTTCCTCGGCAAGCGCCAGATCGGCACCACCGGTCGCGGCATCGGCCCGACCTACGCCGACAAGATCAACCGCGTCGGCATCCGCATCCAGGACATCTTCGACGAGAACATCCTGCGGCAGAAGGTCGAGGCTGCCCTCGACCAGAAGAACCACCTGCTCGTCAAGGTCTTCAACCGCCGCGCGATCGACGCGGACGAGGTCGTCGAGTCGCTGCTGTCCTTCGCCGAGCGCCTGCGCCCGATGGTCGCCGACACCGCGCTCGAGATCCACCGGGCGCTCGAGCGGGGCGACACGGTCCTGTTCGAGGCCGGCCAGGCCACGATGCTCGACGTCGACCACGGCACCTACCCGTTCGTGACCTCGTCGTCGGCGACCGCCGGCGGTGCCGCGACTGGCTCGGGGATTGGCCCGGGCAAGCTCGAGCGCATCATCGGCATCGTCAAGGCGTACACGACGCGCGTCGGCGCCGGCCCGTTCCCGACCGAGCTGTTCGACGAGTCGGGGGAGTTCCTCCGCGCCAACGGCTTCGAGTTCGGCACCACGACCGGTCGTCCGCGTCGCTGTGGCTGGTACGACGCCCCGATCGCCCGCTACACGGCGCGCATCAACGGCGTGACCGACTTCGTGCTGACGAAGCTCGACGTGCTGACCGGCCTCGAGACCATCCCGGTCTGCGTGGCGTACGAGGTCGACGGCGAGCGCGTGGACGAGGTCCCCGTGAACCAGTCGGACTTCCACCACGCGAAGCCGATCTACGAGGAGTTCCCGGGCTGGACCGAGGACATCACGGGCGCCCGCTCGTTCGAGGACCTGCCGAAGACCGCGCAGGACTACGTGCTGTCGATCGAGGCGATGTCCGGCGCGCGGATCTCGGCGATCGGTGTCGGCCCGGGCCGTGACGCGATCGTGGTCCGCCACGACCTGCTCGGCGCGGCGTCCTGA
- a CDS encoding glycosyltransferase, with product MVGSVTPPKKPKTRLGRLLQMLTWDFITAPREAARLGADLIVHATNTGRGSRGVKSVIVMHDTMVLDHPSLFNKWFVLYARMTFGVSAKAADLIVTPSRHSASRIAARWPHTAGRIRVIPWPAPQPGDVSASVAERRRKPTVLVVASMDQHKRLGLAVEVVARLRKDRAGDIELHMVVRAGNDEDVVLDKIELHDPEGSWVVLHRQLSEADLLQLYATSSVTLVPSLDEGFCLPAIESIARGTPVVHAGRGALTEVIPMYPAASEGQSDSEVLYQRLSAVFEGTVARRQQEDFQEDSVQFATDTFRSRWLEVINELSGRSCT from the coding sequence GTGGTTGGCAGCGTGACGCCTCCGAAAAAGCCGAAAACCCGGCTGGGTCGTCTCCTTCAGATGCTGACCTGGGACTTCATCACGGCACCGCGAGAGGCCGCGCGCCTTGGCGCTGACTTGATCGTCCACGCTACGAACACCGGGCGTGGAAGTCGCGGCGTCAAGAGCGTCATTGTGATGCACGACACAATGGTGTTGGACCATCCGTCGCTTTTCAATAAGTGGTTTGTGCTGTATGCACGAATGACGTTCGGCGTGTCCGCAAAAGCTGCCGACCTAATCGTTACTCCCTCGCGGCACAGTGCGTCGCGCATTGCGGCTCGATGGCCCCATACAGCCGGGCGTATTCGAGTCATTCCGTGGCCGGCACCCCAACCGGGGGACGTTTCTGCCTCGGTTGCAGAACGACGAAGGAAGCCGACGGTGCTTGTCGTAGCGTCGATGGATCAGCACAAGCGGCTGGGACTTGCGGTCGAAGTTGTCGCGCGACTCCGGAAGGACCGTGCCGGTGATATCGAACTTCACATGGTGGTGCGCGCAGGAAACGATGAGGACGTCGTCCTTGACAAGATCGAGCTACATGATCCGGAAGGTAGTTGGGTGGTTCTCCATCGGCAGCTCAGCGAAGCAGACTTGTTGCAGCTTTATGCCACGTCAAGCGTCACACTCGTTCCATCTTTAGACGAAGGCTTCTGCCTCCCGGCCATTGAAAGCATCGCCCGGGGTACGCCGGTGGTCCACGCCGGTCGAGGCGCTCTGACCGAGGTGATTCCGATGTATCCCGCCGCATCCGAGGGACAAAGCGATTCCGAAGTGCTCTACCAGCGACTCTCGGCGGTATTCGAGGGAACAGTCGCGCGGCGTCAGCAAGAGGATTTCCAGGAAGATTCCGTGCAGTTCGCAACCGATACTTTCCGTTCGCGATGGCTCGAGGTCATTAACGAATTGTCGGGGCGATCTTGCACGTAG
- a CDS encoding polysaccharide biosynthesis tyrosine autokinase, whose product MELRDYITVLRKGWVLIVVLALVGVAAAAGFSLLKKPVYSASAQVFVSTETSGSASDLAQGNTFTQQRVLTYSNLVQTPIVLLPVISSLGLDMNADQLATMVSATAPTSTTLISITVNDTNPVRATEIANATSQSLTNVVEKIEATDADGTSTVKLTRVKQADVPLKPVSPNVPVNIALGLLVGLALGVGIAVLRETLDNRVRTEQDVEKISAKPVVGGIAYDSKASERPLIVQADPRSPRAESFRTLRTNLQFLDLGTGSRTFVMTSSMQSEGKSTTVANLAIALDSAGFKVILIDADLRRPRVGEYMEVDGSAGLTDVLIGRASLEDVAQPWGRGNMVVLPAGQIPPNPSELLGSKAMQDLIGTLEQQFDYVLFDAPPLLPVTDAAILSKKASGAILAVASGKTLKGQLAAAVASLENVGAPIAGFVITMMPLKGPGAYGYGRYGYGYGYGLDEAEPTQPPARSSGKSRGKLGVVRRADR is encoded by the coding sequence GTGGAACTGCGCGACTACATCACAGTGCTCCGTAAGGGGTGGGTGCTCATCGTGGTGCTCGCCCTGGTGGGGGTGGCTGCCGCAGCCGGCTTCTCCCTGCTGAAGAAGCCGGTGTACTCCGCCTCGGCACAGGTGTTCGTGTCGACGGAGACGTCAGGAAGTGCGAGTGACCTGGCGCAGGGCAACACCTTCACGCAGCAGCGCGTGCTGACGTACTCGAACCTGGTGCAGACGCCGATCGTGCTCCTGCCGGTGATCTCGTCGCTCGGGCTCGACATGAACGCCGACCAGCTCGCGACGATGGTCTCCGCGACGGCCCCGACGAGCACGACCCTGATCTCGATCACCGTGAACGACACGAACCCCGTCCGCGCGACCGAGATCGCGAACGCGACATCGCAGAGCCTGACGAACGTGGTCGAGAAGATCGAGGCGACCGACGCAGACGGCACGAGCACGGTCAAGCTCACCCGGGTGAAGCAGGCCGACGTGCCGCTGAAGCCGGTCAGCCCGAACGTCCCGGTGAACATCGCTCTCGGTCTGCTCGTCGGTCTGGCCCTCGGTGTCGGCATCGCGGTGCTGCGCGAGACGCTCGACAACCGCGTCCGCACGGAGCAGGACGTCGAGAAGATCAGTGCGAAGCCCGTCGTCGGCGGTATCGCCTACGACAGCAAGGCGTCCGAGCGCCCGCTCATCGTGCAGGCCGATCCGCGCAGCCCGCGCGCCGAGTCCTTCCGGACGCTCCGCACGAACCTGCAGTTCCTCGACCTCGGCACCGGCTCGCGCACGTTCGTCATGACGTCGTCGATGCAGTCCGAGGGCAAGAGCACGACGGTCGCGAACCTGGCCATCGCGCTCGACAGCGCCGGCTTCAAGGTCATCCTGATCGACGCCGACCTCCGCCGACCGCGCGTCGGCGAGTACATGGAGGTCGACGGCTCCGCCGGTCTGACCGACGTGCTCATCGGTCGCGCCAGCCTGGAGGACGTCGCGCAGCCCTGGGGCCGCGGCAACATGGTCGTCCTGCCCGCCGGGCAGATCCCGCCGAACCCGTCGGAGCTCCTCGGCTCGAAGGCCATGCAGGACCTGATCGGCACGCTCGAGCAGCAGTTCGACTACGTGCTCTTCGACGCGCCGCCGCTGCTGCCGGTCACCGACGCCGCGATCCTGTCGAAGAAGGCGTCCGGTGCCATCCTGGCCGTCGCGTCCGGCAAGACCCTCAAGGGCCAACTCGCCGCCGCCGTCGCCTCGCTCGAGAACGTCGGGGCTCCGATCGCCGGTTTCGTCATCACGATGATGCCGCTCAAGGGCCCGGGTGCGTACGGCTACGGCCGCTACGGGTACGGATACGGGTACGGCCTGGACGAAGCAGAGCCCACGCAACCGCCCGCACGCTCTTCCGGCAAGAGCCGCGGCAAGCTCGGCGTCGTCCGCCGAGCCGACCGTTGA
- a CDS encoding glycosyltransferase, which yields MVLREQRHGGQFVVAVVGRFNGRKGHLDVLHAFQIASKGSKNWQLILAGSPYGDDDSAVQEVIKHSATDDRVRIVGEVRGAAALRPVPDVYACFGDREEAFGLVPLEAWSVGARSAAFAEGGATEVLPVVDGILVARGSNVVGDIAQALEEMEAERSTWLPPTEAAVHLVFGRESRRRAVEKILRATRPQEGSTDATSAR from the coding sequence ATGGTTCTGCGCGAGCAACGACACGGCGGTCAATTCGTCGTCGCTGTTGTTGGTCGCTTCAACGGACGAAAAGGGCACCTGGACGTACTTCATGCCTTTCAAATAGCTTCAAAGGGATCCAAAAATTGGCAGCTGATCCTGGCAGGCAGCCCCTATGGAGATGATGACTCCGCGGTTCAGGAAGTGATCAAGCACTCTGCGACGGACGACCGGGTACGGATCGTCGGTGAGGTACGTGGCGCTGCCGCACTCCGCCCTGTCCCGGACGTATACGCCTGCTTTGGGGATCGAGAGGAGGCCTTCGGTCTGGTGCCGTTGGAAGCTTGGTCCGTCGGCGCGCGAAGCGCGGCTTTCGCAGAGGGTGGGGCAACCGAGGTCTTGCCCGTAGTGGACGGCATTCTTGTAGCGCGCGGGTCAAACGTCGTCGGCGACATTGCGCAGGCTCTCGAAGAGATGGAGGCGGAGCGCTCGACTTGGCTTCCACCGACGGAGGCGGCAGTCCACCTCGTTTTCGGACGAGAGTCCCGCCGTCGGGCCGTCGAAAAGATCCTTCGAGCTACGCGCCCACAGGAAGGCAGCACTGATGCGACGTCGGCAAGATAA
- a CDS encoding glycosyltransferase, translating to MENVASCCRKRGSILKRTSPRVVVIGTRGYPSYYGGFETAVRHIAPHLADEGWEVVVYSRKDLRSETSEFDGRVLTPVTRGVESKALSTLSYGLSSTIHALVRGADVALVMNVANGFWLPLLRLRGIPVVMNVDGIEWERAKWGRVAKIVFRVGARLSALFANTLIVDAAAIGRYWSARFRRESVFIPYGADEAPIAAVPLGLTSRTYVLLVARFVPENTVAEFFAAVPAISEQHDVVIVGSTGYGGRFDEEAQALASAHSRVRWLGHVSDDRLLHGLWQHAGVYFHGHSVGGTNPALVQAMMLGAPIVARDTVYNREVLGDDATFAEPDSNSIANNVIALMNDPDRQTTESEASMARAKERYTWRKVNDAYNKVLSGELRGRSR from the coding sequence GTGGAGAACGTTGCGAGCTGTTGCCGCAAGCGAGGGAGCATTTTGAAACGCACGAGCCCGCGAGTCGTTGTTATCGGGACGCGCGGCTATCCCAGCTACTATGGCGGATTTGAGACAGCGGTTCGTCACATTGCTCCTCACCTTGCGGATGAGGGCTGGGAAGTCGTCGTTTACAGCCGGAAAGATTTGCGCTCCGAGACGTCGGAATTCGATGGGCGAGTCCTAACGCCCGTAACGCGCGGCGTAGAGTCGAAGGCCCTCAGTACGCTTTCATACGGGCTCTCCAGCACGATTCACGCGCTTGTGCGGGGTGCGGATGTGGCGCTAGTCATGAACGTAGCTAACGGGTTTTGGCTCCCGCTTCTTCGGCTGCGCGGGATCCCTGTCGTTATGAACGTCGACGGCATCGAATGGGAGCGCGCTAAGTGGGGTCGCGTTGCAAAGATAGTCTTCCGCGTGGGTGCGCGCCTTTCGGCATTGTTCGCCAACACGCTGATAGTAGATGCGGCAGCGATTGGTCGCTACTGGAGTGCGCGTTTCCGACGGGAGAGCGTGTTCATTCCTTACGGAGCAGACGAAGCCCCGATCGCCGCTGTGCCGCTCGGCCTCACGAGTCGAACATATGTCCTGCTTGTTGCTCGCTTCGTGCCCGAAAATACCGTTGCTGAATTCTTCGCTGCAGTTCCGGCCATCTCAGAGCAACACGACGTCGTCATAGTCGGGTCCACTGGGTATGGAGGCAGGTTCGACGAGGAGGCGCAGGCGCTCGCTAGCGCACACTCGCGCGTGCGCTGGTTGGGACACGTCTCTGACGATCGCCTGCTTCATGGACTCTGGCAGCATGCCGGCGTGTACTTCCATGGGCATAGTGTGGGCGGAACGAATCCCGCGCTCGTCCAAGCGATGATGCTGGGTGCTCCGATCGTCGCGAGAGACACCGTCTACAACCGAGAAGTTCTGGGAGACGATGCCACCTTCGCGGAGCCGGACTCGAACTCGATCGCAAACAACGTGATTGCGCTGATGAACGACCCCGACCGTCAAACCACGGAGAGCGAAGCGTCGATGGCACGAGCCAAGGAGCGCTACACGTGGCGGAAGGTCAATGATGCTTATAATAAAGTGCTAAGTGGCGAGCTGAGAGGCCGCAGCCGGTGA
- a CDS encoding CPBP family intramembrane glutamic endopeptidase — MTSEPEVATNQPSTARQRDLVALLIALVVAVVLARIVSTLTLRGAVPGPVLQVLLGDVAVWVPLVFGIVWVVRRTGRDLFGRFRVDLGDLVFALGIVILTRVFDAVLALSFTGTSGLQPAPSLGTPDIGLLLVSAVGIVLVSPVLEELFFRGLFQRLLAVELTPRTRWLAVLVTAFLFALSHLFLGSATTSLGGVQVFLTTFVLGLLTGTLVAMTNRIGGAIVAHVLFNAVAVVATWPR; from the coding sequence ATGACCTCCGAGCCGGAAGTGGCCACGAACCAGCCCTCGACCGCCCGGCAACGTGACCTCGTCGCCCTGCTCATCGCCCTCGTCGTGGCTGTCGTGCTCGCCCGGATCGTGAGCACCCTGACGCTGCGCGGTGCGGTCCCCGGGCCGGTGCTCCAGGTCCTGCTCGGCGACGTCGCGGTCTGGGTGCCGCTCGTGTTCGGCATCGTCTGGGTCGTGCGGCGGACGGGCCGCGACCTGTTCGGACGCTTTCGGGTCGACCTCGGCGACCTCGTGTTCGCGCTCGGGATCGTGATCCTGACGCGGGTGTTCGACGCCGTGCTCGCGCTGTCGTTCACCGGGACGAGCGGTCTGCAGCCCGCGCCGTCGCTCGGCACCCCGGACATCGGGCTGCTGCTCGTGTCGGCGGTCGGCATCGTGCTCGTCAGCCCCGTGCTCGAGGAACTCTTCTTCCGCGGGCTGTTCCAGCGCCTGCTCGCCGTGGAGCTCACGCCCCGCACGCGCTGGCTCGCCGTCCTGGTGACGGCGTTCCTGTTCGCGCTGTCCCACCTGTTCCTCGGCTCGGCGACGACGTCGCTCGGCGGGGTGCAGGTGTTCCTGACGACGTTCGTGCTCGGGCTGCTGACCGGCACCCTGGTCGCCATGACCAACCGCATCGGCGGTGCGATCGTGGCGCACGTGCTGTTCAACGCGGTGGCGGTCGTCGCGACCTGGCCGCGCTGA
- a CDS encoding glycosyltransferase, which produces MADVFFEAALDEHASNPSTVIVMVDHRTHDPRKRFHWVHQFAEVAKRLGLRVVVVGRADRTLLPDGVEYIESPSDEKLAELYSGALATFYPSSYEGQGLPPLEAMAAGCPVIAFANSSVTEMVAVEEFLLLDPLPWVSQRFDEPMPRTTISEIEAKLRSWARSAETVRAVRVLARERAESFRRAQFVEALGRIYGEDDGVPTDQ; this is translated from the coding sequence GTGGCCGACGTCTTCTTCGAGGCAGCGCTCGACGAGCACGCGTCCAATCCATCGACGGTGATCGTTATGGTTGACCACAGAACTCATGATCCCAGGAAACGCTTCCACTGGGTGCACCAGTTTGCGGAAGTGGCGAAGCGATTAGGGCTCCGGGTGGTGGTCGTGGGCAGGGCGGATCGAACGCTGCTTCCGGACGGGGTTGAATACATTGAAAGCCCCTCGGATGAAAAGCTCGCCGAGCTCTACTCGGGTGCGCTCGCAACCTTTTATCCGTCGAGTTACGAGGGACAGGGCCTACCGCCCCTGGAAGCTATGGCCGCGGGTTGTCCGGTCATTGCTTTCGCGAATAGTTCTGTGACCGAGATGGTCGCCGTCGAGGAGTTTCTTTTGCTTGATCCGCTCCCATGGGTGTCTCAACGTTTCGATGAACCGATGCCGCGAACCACAATTTCGGAGATCGAGGCTAAGCTGCGGTCTTGGGCACGTAGCGCAGAGACTGTGCGAGCCGTCCGCGTACTGGCACGCGAACGCGCCGAGTCATTCCGGCGCGCGCAGTTCGTGGAGGCCCTCGGTCGGATCTACGGAGAGGACGACGGTGTTCCCACTGATCAATGA
- a CDS encoding arsenate reductase/protein-tyrosine-phosphatase family protein, producing the protein MRILFVCSGNICRSPLGAQVLEARLGPDAPAFTVESAGTIADDGALMDETAAAQSARLGGDPTTHRSRYLTEQIAASADLVLTAERSHRAAVVSLAPRAAKRAFTIKQFARVLNGLEPGDLAGIATAQDLVDRVARLRGTVPPPADPADDDVDDPYRRSEETHVRVADEIDAALAPITDALRALR; encoded by the coding sequence ATGCGGATCCTGTTCGTCTGCAGCGGCAACATCTGCCGCTCGCCCCTCGGCGCCCAGGTGCTCGAGGCCCGGCTCGGCCCGGACGCCCCGGCGTTCACGGTCGAGTCGGCCGGCACCATCGCCGACGACGGTGCCCTGATGGACGAGACGGCTGCGGCGCAGTCGGCCCGTCTCGGCGGTGACCCGACGACGCACCGGTCGCGCTACCTGACCGAGCAGATCGCGGCGTCGGCCGACCTCGTGCTCACCGCGGAGCGCTCGCACCGCGCGGCCGTGGTGTCGCTCGCGCCGCGGGCGGCGAAGCGGGCGTTCACAATCAAGCAGTTCGCGCGGGTGCTCAACGGGCTCGAACCGGGCGACCTGGCCGGCATCGCGACCGCGCAGGACCTGGTCGACCGGGTCGCCCGGCTCCGGGGGACCGTGCCGCCGCCCGCCGACCCGGCGGACGACGACGTGGACGACCCCTACCGTCGGTCGGAGGAGACCCACGTGCGGGTCGCCGACGAGATCGACGCGGCGCTGGCCCCGATCACTGACGCCCTGCGCGCGCTGCGCTGA
- a CDS encoding nuclease-related domain-containing protein, translating to MTSDLVPWVVAGGLAIVVVVLVIVLRRTQSSNRAALSDAEVRLDHRTGTLEREHRERTAAAEAEHGRQLAGAEAARQQALAEAEAGRALARTGMRWEEASQRTILEVCKAAGINGALLTNVVFVPVAQGERDRDRSYAAQLDHVLVFESGHVLVIENKRWNGIVFDGRKPSAVHHAFRNLLDESSLTGSFAIQVRSRRVLDSADDVEHWWQVRVQSGGNAPTRQVRQQARRLQRFLADEDGNGPQWVDSCVFYSGDAAAYVNPEDRSTSTTPTGRSATTAVVTNDNEMRGLITDLARKHAVPNRARTDAVVRQLAGQGAHTITVGTYRLPEA from the coding sequence ATGACCAGCGACCTCGTGCCGTGGGTGGTCGCCGGGGGGCTCGCGATCGTCGTGGTCGTCCTGGTGATCGTCCTGCGGCGGACCCAGTCCTCCAACCGTGCCGCCCTGTCCGACGCCGAGGTCAGACTCGACCACCGCACCGGCACCCTCGAGCGGGAACACCGCGAGCGGACCGCCGCTGCCGAGGCCGAACACGGCCGCCAGCTCGCCGGTGCCGAGGCCGCGCGCCAGCAGGCCCTCGCCGAGGCAGAGGCCGGTCGCGCCCTCGCTCGGACAGGCATGCGGTGGGAGGAGGCCTCGCAGCGCACGATCCTCGAGGTCTGCAAGGCCGCCGGGATCAACGGTGCCCTGCTGACGAACGTCGTGTTCGTGCCGGTGGCCCAGGGCGAGCGGGATCGCGACCGCAGCTACGCCGCCCAGCTCGACCACGTGCTCGTGTTCGAGTCCGGGCACGTGCTGGTCATCGAGAACAAGCGTTGGAACGGCATCGTGTTCGACGGCCGCAAGCCGAGCGCCGTGCACCACGCCTTCCGCAACCTGCTCGACGAGTCGTCGCTGACCGGGTCGTTCGCGATCCAGGTGCGCAGCCGGCGCGTGCTCGACTCCGCCGACGACGTCGAGCACTGGTGGCAGGTCCGCGTGCAGTCCGGTGGGAACGCCCCGACGCGTCAGGTCCGGCAGCAGGCCCGGCGTCTGCAGCGCTTCCTGGCGGACGAGGACGGCAACGGGCCGCAGTGGGTGGACTCGTGCGTGTTCTACTCGGGGGACGCCGCCGCGTACGTGAACCCCGAGGACCGCAGCACGAGCACGACACCGACCGGGCGTTCGGCGACGACGGCCGTCGTGACGAACGACAACGAGATGCGTGGCCTGATCACCGATCTGGCACGCAAGCACGCCGTGCCGAACCGTGCCCGCACCGACGCCGTCGTGCGGCAGCTGGCCGGTCAGGGCGCTCACACCATCACCGTCGGGACGTACCGCCTGCCGGAGGCGTGA